The following proteins come from a genomic window of bacterium:
- the tsaE gene encoding tRNA (adenosine(37)-N6)-threonylcarbamoyltransferase complex ATPase subunit type 1 TsaE, translated as MRVVTKSASETKKLGKILAKEALKTICKNRLPHALVISLEGNLGSGKTTFAKGFARSLGVAKNILSPTFVLIKQYRFGRIGNFFHIDCYRLGRSRDMETLGLGDIFADSHAIVLIEWGNRLRRLLPKHRLTIKFSHTGPGTRRIVFFSSLEKL; from the coding sequence ATGAGGGTCGTAACAAAAAGCGCCTCAGAAACCAAAAAACTTGGAAAAATTCTTGCGAAGGAAGCCCTTAAAACGATCTGCAAAAACCGTCTGCCGCATGCGCTTGTTATTTCGCTCGAGGGAAATTTGGGAAGCGGCAAGACGACGTTTGCCAAAGGATTTGCGCGGAGCTTGGGAGTTGCGAAAAATATTTTAAGCCCCACCTTCGTTTTGATCAAACAGTACCGGTTCGGCCGCATCGGCAATTTTTTTCACATTGATTGCTACCGCCTTGGACGTTCGCGCGACATGGAAACGCTGGGTCTTGGCGACATTTTTGCCGATTCCCATGCAATCGTGCTTATTGAGTGGGGGAATCGCTTGCGTCGCCTGCTTCCTAAGCATCGCCTTACTATCAAATTCTCGCATACGGGTCCGGGGACCCGCCGCATCGTCTTTTTTTCCTCCTTGGAAAAATTGTAA